A region from the Melopsittacus undulatus isolate bMelUnd1 chromosome 13, bMelUnd1.mat.Z, whole genome shotgun sequence genome encodes:
- the LOC101876357 gene encoding olfactory receptor 1020-like, whose translation MGGNQTQIKFILLGITDSPHAQTPLFVFFLLPYIVTLVGNVGIITLVRVSPSLHTPMYFFLTQFAFTDICYSTVISPRMLADLLSEDKTISFTACMMQFFTFAFFAAIECHLLAMMAYDRHVAICQPLLYVTIISSRVCWQLVASSYLFAFLSAIVYTWCVFGGSFCGPNRIDHFFCDVVPVLKLMCSDTHSSEMVIFALFTINDVGTIVVILLSYISIIRTVLRMCSAQSRARAFHTCSSHLMAVSLFFGTAFFMYLQPPSSHRNLDKVASIIYTVVAPMLNPFIYSLRNKEVKGALVKCGRRLLHHRQLRRVLTSRT comes from the coding sequence ATGGGAGGAAATCAAACCCAGATTAAATTCATCCTCTTGGGAATTACAGACAGCCCTCATGCACAGACacctctttttgtcttctttctatTGCCTTACATTGTCACTCTGGTGGGGAACGTTGGCATTATCACATTGGTGAGggtgtctcccagcctccacacccccatgtacttcttcctcacccagTTTGCCTTCACtgacatctgctattccacagtcatctcccccaggatgctggcagacctcttatcagaggacaaaaccatttctttcactgcctgcatgatgcagttcttcacctttgctttctttgctgctattgagtgtcacctgctggccatgatggcctatgaccggcacgttgccatctgccagcccctgctctatgtgaccatcatctccagccgtgtctgctggcagctggtagcatcaTCCTACCTATTCGCCTTCCTCAGTGCCATCGTCTACAcatggtgtgtgtttggaggttccttctgtggtcccaaccgcattgaccacttcttctgCGATGTTGTCCCTGTTCTAAAGCTCAtgtgctctgacacccacagcagtgagatggtCATCTTTGCCTTGTTCACTATCAACGATGTGGGTACAATTGTGgtcattttgctctcctacatCTCTATCATTCGCacagtgctgaggatgtgctcagcacagagtAGGGCCAGAGCCTTCCACACCTGCTCATCCCATTTGATGGCTGTTTCCTTGTTCTTCGGGACGGCATTCTTCATGTACCTGCAACCTCCATCTAGCCACAGGAACCTGGATAAGGTGGCCTCCATCATCTACACAGTGGTCGcccccatgctcaacccattcatctacagcctgaggaacaaggaggtgaagggggCTCTGGTCAAGTGTGGGAGGAGATTGCTCCACCATAGGCAACTAAGGCGAGTTCTGACATCCAGGACATGA